A part of Gemmatimonadaceae bacterium genomic DNA contains:
- a CDS encoding peptidase dimerization domain-containing protein, with the protein MRSRFDIVRASLAAALTVTSLPALLAAQRGGGGPDNRPEVTFPVNLPADDAHLASMKKDAERLVDSMATFTQQMVDMVYSFGELGMQEEETTKYLTGILEKNGFKVQHGFAGVPTAWVATWGSGKPMISLGSDVDDIPQANQKPGVGYKDPLITGAPGHGEGHNAGVPMNITAAIAVKKIMEREHIPGTIQLWPGIAEEQMAAKAYFVRAGMFKDVDVVLFAHISSDMGVSYGNSGQNALISARFNFLGSSAHAAGAPWAGRSALDAVELMDVAWNFRREHLALTQRSHYVITDGGDQPNVVPPTAAVWYFFRETDSPKTEALFALGDTIARAAAMMTSTRLASVDILGSGWSGHFNKVIAEDMLQNIKAVGMPQWDDKDQTLARGIQRELHQRTVGLPSNVQQSLNAPPREQDLRGGGSDDIGDVSWNVPTVTLRFPGNIPGLPGHNWANAISMATPIAHKGATAGAKVQALTTLDLMTKPSVVTQAWDYFRNVQTKDIKYFPLMRAEDKPAIWLNKSIMDKYRPEMRKYYYDPTKYKTYLDQLGIKYPTVRDTTKAVP; encoded by the coding sequence ATGCGTTCACGATTCGACATCGTTCGTGCGTCACTCGCCGCGGCGCTCACCGTGACCAGCCTTCCCGCGCTTCTCGCCGCCCAGCGCGGAGGCGGCGGGCCGGACAACCGCCCTGAAGTCACCTTCCCCGTCAACCTTCCCGCCGACGACGCGCATCTCGCGTCCATGAAGAAGGACGCCGAGCGTCTGGTCGACAGCATGGCCACCTTCACGCAGCAGATGGTGGACATGGTGTACAGCTTCGGCGAGCTCGGCATGCAGGAAGAAGAAACCACGAAATATCTCACCGGCATTCTCGAGAAGAACGGCTTCAAGGTGCAGCACGGATTCGCCGGGGTGCCGACGGCATGGGTGGCCACATGGGGCTCCGGCAAGCCGATGATCTCGCTCGGCTCCGACGTCGACGACATTCCGCAGGCGAATCAGAAGCCCGGCGTCGGCTATAAGGATCCACTCATCACCGGCGCACCGGGACACGGCGAAGGCCACAACGCCGGCGTGCCGATGAACATCACCGCCGCGATCGCGGTGAAGAAGATCATGGAGCGCGAGCACATTCCCGGCACGATTCAGCTGTGGCCGGGCATTGCCGAGGAGCAAATGGCGGCGAAAGCGTACTTCGTGCGCGCCGGCATGTTCAAGGACGTCGACGTCGTGTTGTTCGCGCACATCTCGAGCGACATGGGCGTGTCGTACGGCAACTCGGGCCAGAACGCGCTCATCAGCGCGCGCTTCAACTTTCTGGGATCGAGCGCGCACGCCGCCGGCGCCCCGTGGGCCGGCCGCAGCGCGCTCGACGCCGTGGAGCTCATGGACGTCGCGTGGAATTTCCGGCGCGAGCATCTCGCGCTCACCCAGCGCTCGCATTACGTGATCACCGACGGCGGCGATCAGCCGAACGTCGTGCCGCCGACCGCCGCGGTGTGGTATTTCTTCCGCGAAACCGATTCGCCGAAGACGGAAGCACTCTTCGCGCTCGGCGACACGATCGCTCGCGCCGCGGCGATGATGACGAGCACGCGCCTTGCGTCCGTCGACATCCTCGGCTCGGGATGGTCGGGGCACTTCAACAAGGTGATCGCCGAGGACATGCTCCAGAACATCAAGGCCGTGGGCATGCCGCAGTGGGATGACAAGGACCAGACGCTCGCGCGCGGCATTCAGCGCGAGTTGCATCAGCGCACCGTCGGGCTGCCGTCGAACGTGCAGCAATCGCTCAACGCACCGCCGCGCGAGCAGGATCTGCGCGGCGGCGGCAGCGACGACATCGGCGACGTGTCGTGGAACGTGCCGACCGTTACGCTGCGGTTTCCCGGCAACATCCCGGGTCTGCCGGGGCACAACTGGGCGAATGCGATCTCGATGGCGACGCCCATCGCGCACAAGGGCGCGACGGCCGGCGCGAAAGTACAAGCGTTGACGACGCTCGATCTGATGACCAAACCGTCCGTCGTCACGCAGGCGTGGGACTATTTCCGCAACGTGCAGACGAAGGACATCAAGTACTTTCCGCTGATGCGCGCCGAAGACAAACCGGCGATCTGGCTCAACAAATCGATCATGGACAAGTACCGCCCGGAAATGCGCAAATACTATTACGATCCGACGAAGTACAAGACCTATCTCGATCAGCTGGGGATCAAGTATCCCACGGTGCGTGATACGACGAAGGCCGTGCCGTGA
- the thrC gene encoding threonine synthase, whose translation MPKHAGSLQRCEQCGAELSEHDAAASCPVCDGLLELVHPPRHDASTLKSAFASRRSAMTGVDRSGVWRYRELVLPSVRPADIVSHPEGNTPLLARERIARFTSVTGLLIKHEGHNPTGSFKDRGMAVAMTQAKRTNARAVACASTGNTSASLAAYAAQAGIPALVFVPAGKVALGKIAQTMAYGARTLIVHGNFDDCLALARESSHVLGIQLLNSVNPFRLEGQKTIVLELLEQLDWVAPDWIALPAGNLGNTAAFGKALREAHAIGLIDRVPRVLAVQASGAAPFAASFRGDFRKQLRVEPETVATAIRIGAPASWNRAVRTIRETNGVVTDVSDAQILEAKAVIDAAGIGCEPASAASVAGVVAMRREGVIGDGASVVAVLTGHVLKDPEAVVRYHQHTDPIPALANRPIEIEPDVHAVERVLASVASG comes from the coding sequence ATGCCGAAGCACGCGGGATCGTTGCAGCGATGCGAACAATGCGGCGCCGAGTTGAGCGAGCACGATGCGGCCGCGTCGTGTCCGGTGTGCGACGGGCTCCTGGAGCTCGTACATCCGCCGCGCCACGACGCGTCGACGCTCAAGTCGGCGTTCGCATCTCGCCGTTCGGCGATGACGGGCGTCGATCGATCCGGCGTGTGGCGCTATCGCGAGCTGGTGCTGCCGTCGGTACGGCCTGCCGACATCGTCAGTCATCCCGAGGGGAACACACCGCTCCTCGCACGCGAGCGCATCGCCCGGTTCACGAGCGTCACCGGACTGCTGATCAAGCACGAGGGGCACAATCCCACCGGATCATTCAAGGATCGCGGAATGGCGGTGGCGATGACGCAGGCGAAGCGCACCAACGCGCGCGCCGTCGCATGCGCGTCGACCGGCAACACGTCGGCGTCGCTCGCGGCTTATGCGGCGCAAGCGGGGATTCCCGCGCTGGTGTTCGTGCCCGCGGGCAAGGTCGCGCTGGGCAAGATCGCGCAGACGATGGCGTACGGCGCGCGTACGCTCATCGTGCACGGCAACTTCGATGACTGCCTCGCGCTTGCGCGCGAATCGAGCCACGTACTCGGCATTCAACTGCTCAATTCGGTGAATCCATTCCGGCTCGAGGGACAGAAGACGATCGTGCTCGAGCTGCTGGAGCAGCTCGATTGGGTCGCGCCCGATTGGATCGCGCTGCCCGCGGGGAACCTCGGCAACACCGCGGCGTTCGGCAAAGCGCTTCGTGAGGCCCACGCGATTGGGTTGATCGATCGCGTCCCGCGCGTGCTCGCCGTGCAGGCGTCGGGCGCGGCGCCGTTCGCGGCGAGCTTTCGCGGCGACTTCCGCAAGCAGCTGCGCGTCGAGCCCGAAACGGTCGCGACCGCGATTCGCATCGGCGCGCCGGCGTCGTGGAATCGCGCGGTGCGCACCATTCGCGAAACCAACGGCGTCGTCACCGACGTGAGCGATGCGCAGATTCTCGAAGCGAAAGCCGTGATCGATGCCGCCGGAATCGGGTGCGAGCCCGCAAGCGCGGCGAGCGTCGCCGGCGTCGTCGCAATGCGGCGCGAAGGCGTGATCGGCGACGGTGCATCCGTCGTCGCGGTGTTGACCGGACACGTGCTCAAGGATCCGGAAGCGGTCGTGCGGTATCACCAACACACCGATCCGATCCCGGCGCTGGCCAATCGGCCGATCGAGATCGAGCCCGACGTGCACGCCGTCGAACGCGTGCTCGCGTCTGTCGCGAGTGGATGA
- a CDS encoding homoserine kinase has protein sequence MSAVRSFARSSARAFAPGGIGNLGPGLDILGCAVTGPGDSVRASFSDQPGVLVADAGHPDLSTDATTHASAIAASEVLRRAGARDVGLVLHVTKGLPLAGGQGGSAASALAGAAATNALLDDPLSRDELLMAALVAEERVAGRHIDNLAPSLFGGVLLIRSIEPLSFVSLPVPDALRVVLVHPRMQLRTADARAVLPATIDRQTALAQAAAVAAMVAAFYSGNIDALRGTIDDRIAEPARARLLPGFIDAKHAALDAGALGCSISGGGPSAFAFADGDASARRICDAMIAAYDAAGMRATGRVAEIDREGTRIVETT, from the coding sequence GTGAGTGCCGTACGCTCGTTCGCGCGTTCGTCGGCGCGCGCCTTCGCTCCCGGCGGCATCGGCAACCTCGGGCCGGGACTAGACATACTCGGTTGCGCCGTCACTGGACCGGGCGACTCCGTGCGCGCGTCGTTCAGCGACCAGCCCGGCGTTCTCGTCGCCGATGCGGGCCATCCCGATCTCTCGACCGACGCCACCACGCATGCGTCGGCAATCGCCGCATCAGAGGTGTTGCGTCGCGCCGGCGCGCGAGACGTCGGTCTCGTGTTACATGTGACCAAAGGGCTCCCTCTCGCCGGCGGACAAGGCGGCAGCGCCGCGTCGGCACTCGCCGGTGCGGCGGCCACCAACGCATTGCTCGACGATCCCCTTTCGCGCGACGAATTGCTGATGGCGGCGCTCGTTGCCGAAGAGCGCGTCGCCGGGCGGCATATCGACAACCTCGCGCCGTCGCTGTTCGGCGGCGTGCTGCTCATTCGTTCGATCGAGCCGCTGTCGTTCGTTTCGTTACCCGTGCCGGATGCACTGCGCGTGGTGCTCGTCCATCCACGGATGCAACTCCGCACGGCTGATGCGCGCGCCGTATTGCCCGCGACCATCGATCGCCAAACCGCGCTCGCGCAGGCGGCCGCGGTTGCGGCGATGGTCGCGGCCTTCTATTCCGGCAACATCGACGCGCTGCGCGGGACGATCGACGATCGCATCGCGGAGCCGGCGCGTGCCAGACTATTGCCCGGATTCATCGACGCGAAGCACGCCGCGCTCGACGCCGGCGCGCTCGGCTGCTCGATCTCGGGCGGCGGTCCGTCGGCGTTCGCGTTCGCCGACGGCGATGCGAGTGCGCGCCGGATCTGCGATGCAATGATCGCGGCGTATGACGCGGCCGGCATGCGCGCGACCGGCCGCGTGGCGGAGATCGATCGCGAGGGAACGAGAATCGTGGAGACGACGTAA
- a CDS encoding SusC/RagA family TonB-linked outer membrane protein → MRRTVSSLALLFVAAIAPAASAQGRTLTGRVYDDATQQGIPGALVSVVNGTAIAQAGADGRYHIALPSSSVKLLFRGLGYKRREIDVDGARTTLDVEMTKEALQLNEVVVTGTATTQERQNVSTAVSTVAGDKLAEAPSASLENALQGKVVGATINMNSGAPGGGGQIQIRGVTSILGNGQPLFVVDGVIFSNDAFSAGINAVTRASGSGATSNQDNAVNRLADLNPDEIENIQILKSAAASAIYGSMATNGVVLITTKRGHSGTTQFHLTERMGTNSADRLLGSRRFQSQADLASVVGTADAAKYCPSNPCPYFDYQGQLYGQRALANETALALSGGTDVTKYFVSANDKKDPGTMMNTGARRQDVRLNLDQALGSRWTLSSSAAIYRSQTARGISNNDNTFTSPIYAFGYTPAVVDLRQLGPNGKPIDNILLRDVLSTGSNPFQTIAAVKDDEDVWRQVGSGQARFNAWSNTTQTLQFSAMGGFDRYDSNGETYSPNYLQFEPDDGLPGTAVEAEGQVRMYNSSLNLVHTYTPTNNRWLPGLTSATTSGGFQYEDRAINSFSVTARGLLPSVQEINQGTPTLAQNKSVIRNEAFYLSEEFLGLNDRLSASAHVRSERSSVNGDRQKWFNWPAVSAAYRFVNILPHADEIKLRGSLGISGNQPLYGLRDNVLVSNGIYDGRNAIAEPSIIGNGNIEPEKMRESEIGIDGSFFENRIGLETSYYTRIISDMLLQAPLSPSSGFSNDYINGGTMKTAGVELAMTLLPVRNKNFTWTSRTQYYANQSRIVSLPTSVADFVVPSSGFGAQYGRGRIARGYRSTLIWGNLTHADGTVIDTVLADANPYFQMGFGNDFNIRGLTINTLLDWRKGGYVSDMTNNLFDEGGNSWDYDKASPNTTVGKTLGAFRYNSWNAGRNAGAYIEDGSYLKLREVTLSYPFPSRFTQRLLPGSQNARLSFSGRNLYTWTKYWSFDPEVNNFGNQNVVRFVDLAPFPPTRSFLFGIDIGY, encoded by the coding sequence GTGCGTCGAACCGTATCCTCCCTCGCTCTCTTGTTCGTGGCCGCGATTGCGCCGGCCGCCAGCGCTCAGGGCAGAACGCTCACGGGTCGCGTCTATGATGACGCAACGCAACAGGGCATTCCTGGTGCGCTCGTCAGCGTCGTCAACGGAACCGCGATCGCCCAGGCGGGCGCCGACGGGCGCTATCACATTGCGCTGCCGTCGTCGTCCGTGAAGCTTCTCTTCCGCGGACTTGGCTACAAGCGGCGGGAGATCGACGTGGACGGCGCGCGCACGACGCTCGACGTCGAGATGACGAAAGAAGCGCTGCAGCTGAACGAAGTCGTCGTCACCGGCACCGCGACCACGCAGGAACGGCAAAACGTGTCGACGGCCGTGTCGACGGTCGCGGGCGACAAGCTCGCCGAAGCGCCGTCCGCATCGCTCGAGAATGCGCTGCAGGGCAAAGTCGTCGGCGCAACGATCAACATGAACTCGGGCGCGCCGGGCGGCGGCGGCCAGATTCAGATTCGCGGCGTCACGTCCATCCTTGGCAACGGGCAGCCGTTGTTCGTGGTCGACGGCGTGATCTTCTCGAACGACGCGTTCTCGGCTGGTATCAACGCCGTGACGCGCGCGAGTGGGTCGGGCGCCACGTCGAACCAGGACAACGCGGTCAACCGTCTGGCCGATCTGAATCCGGACGAGATCGAGAACATTCAAATTCTCAAGAGCGCCGCGGCGTCGGCGATCTACGGGTCGATGGCGACGAACGGCGTCGTGCTCATCACGACCAAGCGTGGTCACAGCGGCACGACGCAGTTCCACCTCACCGAGCGCATGGGCACGAACTCGGCCGATCGTCTGCTCGGTTCGCGCCGGTTCCAGTCGCAGGCGGACCTCGCCTCGGTCGTCGGAACGGCGGACGCGGCGAAGTACTGCCCGTCCAACCCGTGCCCGTACTTCGATTATCAGGGACAGCTCTACGGCCAGCGCGCGCTCGCGAACGAGACGGCGCTGGCGCTGAGCGGCGGTACCGACGTGACGAAGTACTTCGTGTCGGCCAACGACAAGAAGGATCCTGGCACGATGATGAACACCGGCGCGCGCCGGCAGGACGTTCGTCTGAATCTCGATCAGGCCCTCGGCAGCCGTTGGACGCTGAGCTCCTCGGCTGCGATCTACCGCAGCCAGACGGCGCGCGGCATTTCGAACAACGACAACACGTTCACGAGCCCGATCTACGCGTTCGGCTACACGCCGGCCGTCGTCGATCTTCGCCAGCTCGGTCCGAACGGCAAACCGATCGACAACATCCTGCTGCGGGACGTGCTGAGCACGGGCTCGAATCCGTTCCAGACGATTGCCGCGGTGAAGGACGATGAAGACGTGTGGCGTCAGGTCGGCAGCGGGCAGGCGCGCTTCAATGCGTGGTCGAACACGACGCAGACGCTGCAGTTCAGCGCCATGGGCGGCTTCGACCGCTACGACTCGAACGGCGAGACGTATTCGCCGAACTATCTCCAGTTCGAGCCGGACGATGGTCTGCCGGGTACGGCGGTCGAGGCCGAAGGCCAGGTCCGCATGTATAACAGTTCGTTGAACCTGGTCCACACGTACACGCCCACGAACAATCGGTGGCTGCCGGGCCTGACGTCGGCCACGACCTCGGGTGGCTTCCAGTACGAGGATCGCGCGATCAACAGCTTCTCGGTCACGGCGCGCGGGTTGCTGCCGAGCGTGCAGGAGATCAACCAGGGAACGCCGACGCTCGCGCAGAACAAGTCGGTCATCCGCAACGAAGCGTTTTATCTGAGCGAAGAATTCCTCGGCCTCAACGATCGCCTGTCGGCGTCGGCGCACGTGCGCTCCGAGCGGTCGAGCGTGAACGGCGATCGCCAGAAGTGGTTCAACTGGCCGGCGGTGTCGGCGGCGTATCGCTTCGTCAACATTCTGCCGCACGCGGACGAGATCAAGCTCCGCGGCTCGCTCGGCATTTCGGGCAATCAGCCGCTGTACGGTCTCCGCGACAACGTGCTCGTGTCGAACGGCATCTACGACGGCCGCAACGCCATCGCCGAGCCGTCGATCATCGGCAACGGCAACATCGAGCCGGAGAAGATGCGCGAGTCGGAGATCGGCATCGACGGTTCGTTCTTCGAGAACCGCATCGGTCTCGAGACCAGCTACTACACGCGGATCATCAGCGACATGCTGTTGCAGGCGCCGCTGTCGCCGTCGAGCGGCTTCAGCAACGATTACATCAACGGCGGCACGATGAAGACGGCGGGCGTCGAGCTCGCGATGACGTTGCTGCCCGTCCGCAACAAGAACTTCACCTGGACGTCGCGCACGCAGTACTACGCCAACCAGTCGCGCATCGTCTCCCTGCCGACGTCGGTTGCCGACTTCGTCGTTCCGAGCTCGGGCTTCGGCGCGCAGTACGGCCGCGGCCGCATCGCGCGCGGGTATCGCTCCACGCTCATCTGGGGCAACCTCACGCACGCGGACGGCACCGTCATCGACACCGTGCTCGCCGACGCCAATCCCTACTTCCAGATGGGATTCGGCAACGACTTCAACATTCGCGGCCTGACGATCAACACGCTCCTCGACTGGAGAAAGGGCGGCTACGTGTCGGACATGACGAACAACCTGTTCGACGAAGGCGGCAATTCGTGGGATTACGACAAGGCCTCGCCCAACACCACGGTCGGCAAGACGCTGGGCGCGTTCCGCTACAACTCGTGGAACGCCGGGCGCAACGCCGGTGCGTACATCGAGGACGGTTCGTACCTCAAGCTCCGCGAGGTCACGCTGTCGTATCCATTCCCGTCGCGCTTCACGCAGCGACTGCTGCCAGGTTCGCAGAACGCGCGGCTGTCGTTCAGCGGCCGCAATCTCTACACGTGGACGAAGTATTGGAGCTTCGATCCGGAAGTGAACAACTTCGGCAACCAGAACGTCGTCCGTTTCGTCGATCTCGCGCCGTTCCCGCCGACGCGCAGCTTCCTGTTCGGCATCGACATTGGCTACTGA
- a CDS encoding RagB/SusD family nutrient uptake outer membrane protein codes for MSRMLRASVKPGMVAVAAGAVVLAACADRLTVPNFQSPTVSSITADPVAAIPLLATGVLRDDRGNMPGYVLGVGILGREAYNYTPTEGRNTTGWLTSDVSNGTSFGGVSLWSGPYFTMRDAFNTLSVIEASGSVFSDAQKNALRGLMHTEMALSVLYLINTRDKLGTPVDVYADPNKLAPFVSRDSAFAYVVGTLNQAQTELSNGGGSFPFTLPSGFSITGKAAVPADVIKFNRALAARVNAYRASLGLSGCGAARSAACYQTVLTNLSASFLDPAASMSLGFYNVYSAAAGDVANSNSNAATTAIVAHAKSDSGVLVNAAGAKDTRFTTKIITLTAAKAPPTNVAGVATKFDFAQPAQRTDPIAIIRNEELILLRAEARYYTGDQTGALADINLIRTKSGGLDARGAFTSESDFLDELLYNRRWSLMFEGHRWIDMRRFGRLNQLTIDAPTHVVVANLPIPQAECLQRANADASLKAPGC; via the coding sequence ATGAGCCGCATGTTGAGGGCTTCCGTGAAGCCTGGCATGGTCGCGGTCGCCGCGGGCGCTGTGGTACTGGCCGCCTGCGCCGATCGTCTGACGGTGCCGAACTTTCAAAGTCCGACCGTTTCATCGATCACCGCCGATCCCGTCGCGGCGATTCCGCTGCTCGCCACCGGCGTGCTGCGCGACGACCGCGGCAATATGCCGGGGTACGTGCTCGGCGTCGGCATCCTCGGTCGCGAGGCGTACAACTACACGCCCACCGAAGGCCGCAACACGACGGGGTGGCTGACGTCCGACGTCAGCAACGGCACGTCCTTCGGCGGCGTCTCGTTGTGGTCAGGTCCCTACTTCACCATGCGCGATGCGTTCAACACGCTGAGCGTGATCGAGGCGTCGGGCTCGGTCTTCAGCGACGCGCAGAAGAACGCGCTGCGCGGGCTGATGCACACCGAGATGGCGTTGAGCGTGTTGTACCTGATCAACACCCGCGACAAGCTGGGCACGCCCGTCGACGTGTACGCCGACCCGAACAAGCTCGCCCCGTTCGTGTCGCGCGACTCGGCGTTCGCGTACGTCGTCGGAACGTTGAACCAGGCGCAGACGGAGTTGTCGAACGGCGGCGGCTCGTTCCCGTTCACGCTGCCCTCGGGGTTCAGCATCACCGGCAAAGCGGCGGTTCCGGCCGACGTGATCAAGTTCAACCGCGCCCTCGCGGCGCGTGTGAACGCGTATCGCGCATCGTTGGGGCTGTCCGGATGCGGCGCGGCGCGCAGCGCAGCGTGCTACCAGACGGTGCTCACGAACCTCTCGGCGTCGTTCCTGGATCCCGCCGCGTCGATGAGCCTCGGGTTCTACAACGTCTACTCGGCGGCGGCGGGCGACGTCGCGAACAGCAACAGCAACGCGGCCACGACGGCGATCGTCGCGCACGCCAAGTCGGACAGCGGTGTGCTCGTCAACGCGGCGGGCGCCAAAGACACGCGATTCACGACGAAGATCATCACCCTCACCGCGGCGAAGGCGCCGCCGACCAACGTCGCGGGTGTCGCGACGAAGTTCGACTTCGCCCAGCCCGCGCAGCGAACCGACCCGATCGCGATCATTCGCAACGAGGAGTTGATCCTGCTCCGTGCCGAAGCCCGCTACTACACGGGCGATCAGACGGGCGCGCTCGCCGACATCAACCTCATTCGCACGAAGTCCGGCGGCCTCGATGCGCGCGGGGCATTCACCAGCGAGTCCGACTTCCTGGACGAGCTGCTGTACAACCGACGCTGGTCGCTGATGTTCGAGGGCCATCGGTGGATCGACATGCGCCGCTTCGGTCGGTTGAATCAGCTCACGATCGACGCGCCGACGCACGTCGTCGTCGCCAACCTGCCGATCCCGCAAGCCGAGTGTCTGCAGCGCGCGAACGCCGACGCGTCGCTCAAAGCGCCCGGGTGCTGA
- a CDS encoding APC family permease encodes MALQARTALQRGVGTLSLVFILFFCTSGGPYTTETLIHSVGPGLGLLILLLVPIVWSVPEVLIVGELASMLPEEGGYYRWVDRAFGRFWAFQNGWLTWMYSLVDMALYPELFNQYLRYFVPGLSDSTRWIVSLAVIWGATAINLRGAVRVGRTSIVTGVFIVAGFLAMALGALPHATHVPWHPFASGEAHGFGGVAVGLSIALWNYIGWDNASTVQGEVRDASRAYPRALAFALPLVTIGYFVALLPALSATDWTTWSDGDWPDIARAAVTGMPGRVIAGWLALAGMVSALSLFNALLLSYSRIPLVLAQDRLLPAPLARVDERGTPRNAVLVSAVCYSIFVLVPFGKLVVADVLLYSFALFLEFGALVRLRRTEPELRGAFRIPIGRGGVALLAALPMVVLLGVIAISFRDGEYGVPAVIGTAVAMALGPIVYRLAQRPSSS; translated from the coding sequence ATGGCACTCCAGGCACGCACCGCGCTCCAGCGCGGCGTCGGAACGCTCTCGCTGGTGTTCATCCTCTTCTTCTGCACATCGGGAGGACCGTACACCACCGAGACGTTGATTCATTCCGTGGGGCCGGGTCTTGGCCTCTTGATTCTGCTGCTCGTGCCGATCGTGTGGTCGGTGCCGGAAGTGCTCATCGTCGGCGAGCTCGCGAGCATGCTGCCGGAGGAGGGGGGCTACTATCGCTGGGTCGATCGCGCGTTCGGCCGATTCTGGGCGTTTCAGAACGGCTGGCTCACGTGGATGTATTCGCTCGTCGACATGGCGCTCTATCCGGAGCTGTTCAATCAGTATCTGCGGTACTTCGTGCCGGGCTTGAGCGATTCGACGCGCTGGATCGTGTCGCTCGCGGTGATCTGGGGCGCGACGGCAATCAATCTGCGCGGCGCCGTGCGCGTCGGCCGGACGTCGATCGTCACCGGTGTGTTCATCGTCGCCGGGTTCCTTGCCATGGCGCTCGGCGCGCTGCCGCACGCGACGCATGTGCCGTGGCATCCGTTCGCGTCCGGCGAAGCGCATGGATTTGGCGGCGTCGCTGTAGGATTGTCGATCGCGTTGTGGAACTACATCGGCTGGGACAACGCGTCGACGGTGCAGGGCGAAGTGCGGGACGCGTCACGCGCGTATCCGCGCGCGCTGGCGTTCGCGCTGCCGCTCGTGACGATCGGCTATTTCGTCGCGCTTCTGCCGGCGCTGTCGGCGACGGATTGGACGACGTGGAGCGACGGGGACTGGCCGGACATCGCGCGGGCCGCGGTCACCGGAATGCCTGGCCGCGTCATCGCGGGATGGCTCGCACTCGCCGGCATGGTGAGCGCGCTGTCGTTGTTCAACGCACTGCTGTTGTCCTACTCGCGTATTCCGCTCGTGCTCGCGCAGGATCGTTTGCTGCCCGCGCCGCTCGCGCGCGTCGACGAGCGAGGCACGCCGCGGAACGCGGTGCTCGTGTCGGCGGTATGCTACTCGATCTTCGTGCTCGTGCCGTTCGGCAAGCTCGTCGTGGCGGACGTGCTGCTGTATTCGTTCGCGTTGTTTCTCGAGTTCGGAGCGCTCGTGCGGCTGCGACGCACCGAACCGGAGCTGCGCGGCGCGTTTCGCATTCCGATTGGACGCGGCGGTGTCGCGTTGCTCGCGGCGCTGCCCATGGTCGTCCTCCTCGGCGTGATCGCGATTTCGTTTAGAGATGGCGAATACGGCGTGCCGGCGGTGATTGGGACGGCGGTCGCGATGGCTCTCGGACCGATCGTCTATCGACTGGCTCAACGGCCGTCGTCATCCTGA